A part of Thermotoga petrophila RKU-1 genomic DNA contains:
- a CDS encoding NTPase yields MKILITGRPGVGKTTLIKKLSCLLQNAGGFYTEEIRESGKRIGFKIVTLDGEEGILARTDLPFPYRVGKYYVNLKDLEEIGVRSLEGALREKNLIIVDEIGKMELLSSKFREVVEKIFDSEKDVIATIKKSSDPFVERIKSRDGVVVFELNEKNRDSLLKEILYVLKFNRGENNDTGAD; encoded by the coding sequence ATGAAAATCCTGATCACCGGAAGGCCGGGTGTTGGGAAAACCACTTTAATCAAGAAACTATCATGCCTCCTGCAGAACGCAGGGGGCTTTTACACTGAAGAGATAAGAGAGAGCGGAAAAAGAATAGGTTTCAAGATCGTCACCCTGGATGGTGAGGAGGGAATCTTGGCAAGAACAGATCTTCCTTTTCCATACAGAGTCGGTAAATACTACGTGAATCTAAAAGACCTGGAAGAGATCGGTGTAAGATCGCTCGAAGGAGCCCTTCGGGAGAAAAACCTGATCATCGTAGACGAGATAGGAAAGATGGAACTCCTATCCAGTAAATTCCGGGAGGTAGTCGAAAAAATCTTCGATAGCGAGAAAGATGTGATCGCCACGATTAAAAAATCCAGTGACCCGTTTGTAGAAAGAATTAAAAGCAGAGATGGTGTTGTTGTCTTTGAACTGAACGAGAAAAACCGTGATTCCTTGTTGAAAGAGATCCTGTATGTTTTAAAATTCAATCGAGGTGAAAACAATGATACAGGTGCTGATTAA